The following is a genomic window from Nguyenibacter vanlangensis.
CGATCGCCGCTAGCGCCGCCGCGCCTAAGGTGATGGAAGGCGCGGCATAGACGCTGGCAGGCGTAGTCGAAGGCGATTCCCGCATGTTGACGGCCTGCGCCAGCGCCGCCAGTCCAGAGCAACGCTCCGCATGAACGCCGATACTGTGGATGAAGACTCTGGACATTTGACGTTCCCCTTCTTTTTTCAGATGGCGGTGAGGCGCTGCTCGATGAAATCGATGGAGAAGTGGGAGTAGAGCTCGGTGGCGGTCGGCTCACCCTTGACGATATCACTGTCCTTGCCGAAGACATCCTCCAGCTTGGCGCGGCCGATATCGGTCCAGGTCCCGGCGGCGAAGCATGTGCGATCAGCCAGCATAGCGTTGACCGGCCAGAGATCATCGGGCGTAAAAGTCTTTCCGGTAACGTTGCGAAGCTCAAACGCGAAATCTACGAAATCGAGCGACGACATCCCATACTCCGTGAAAAGGGAACGAGCCGTCTCGATGGCCGAAGCATCGTCGAGATACATGACTTCGCTGACGATCTTGGCGATATCATTTTTATTGATGGTCATTTTTCGAATCTCCTTCGAATGAATTGGAAATGTGAATTGAGTTGGTCAGAACGTCATTTCGCCATTGCCGAGCACGATGGTCGTTCCCGTCGTTTTCAGGCGTCCCTCGATGAATGCGATGACGGGATTGGCGACATCTTCAGGGGCAAGAATCTCGCGCGTAGGTAATTTCGAGATGAGATCATTGTCTTTTCCTTTCGCGTAGTTGCGGAACATGGGGGTATCGACGAAGCCCGGCGCGACACAGAGCGTCCGAATGCCGAACCTTGCAACCTCAAGCGCGAGGCTCGCGGTAAACCGCTCGAGAGCGATTTTCGTGCTTCCGTAAATCGCGTTTCCGACACCGGCCTTGCGACTGGCGATGGACGTCACGTTGATGATCGCGCCGCGCCGCGCCGGGGCCATCAGCGTCGCGACTTCGCTGGCGATGATGGCCGGGGAAAGAAAATTGACCGTATTGACGAAACGCAGACGCTCCGTGATCGCGCCGATCGCCAAGCCTTCCTGCAACACACCCGCGGTGTTGACGAGGGCCACCGGCGCCGGTGCATCACGCAGGCATTCGACGAAACTCGCCACACTTTCCGAAGAGCTAAGATCGACGCGATAACCGCGCACCCGCCCCTCGAAACGTGCACTCATATTATCAGCGGATGAATTTCCACTGTTATAAGTGAAAGAAACGACGTATCCGAGCGCAATGAGACGCTCGATAATACAGAACCCGATCCCGGATGTGCCGCCTATGACTACGGCATGAGGCGGCGTTTTTTCCTGCTCTATTTCGGTCGATGACATTTTTCTTACGCCCGTTTGGTGTTGCAGAGCGATAAGATCGTTTTTTGCGGCGTTCGTAACTCTGGTAAAAATGCGGGGGGATAAACCTCGCAATGTCATTTCTACTTTCACGGCCTACGATCTATCCATGAGCCGTCCAACGGGATGCTGCTCATAATGATGCAAAAGGGGTCAAGAATGACACGGCCGGTCGTCGTGCAGATGGGCATGATGCTTAATTCGTCGCAGCACGAGCTCGACATGCGTTATGATGTCAGGAAACTTCCTAGAAGGCTTCATGTTCAGCAAAACTGGCTGCACACGCACGGTCAGTCCGCCCGTGCGGTGCTGACCCCAGCCCATGTGGGAATCTCGCTCTCGCAGGCAAATCTGATGCCGAATCTCGAAATCGTCGCGATTTGCGGCATCGGGCAGGATTGCGTCGATGTCGATGCCATCAGGGATCGCGGGATCACTATCACCAATACGCCCTATGCCTCAACAGCCGATGTTGCGGAGCTTGCGATCGCCCTTATGCTGAATGTTTTTCGTAACATACCCAGCGCGTTTGACTTCGTGCGCTCCGGTCGTTGGGCTCATGAGGTGCCGAGACTGGGGCGGCGCTCCTCCAGCTTGCGTTACGGGATCGTCGGATTGGGGCACATCGGCACTGCAATCGCCGAGCGTCTGGCGGGATTTGGCGGGAGCATTGCCTATACGGGGCGCCGCGCCCGCGATGTACCTTGGAGTTACTACCCTAGTATTTTGGAACTCGCCCAACAATCAGACGTGCTGTTCTTAGCTCTCCCCAGCACACCGGAAACACGGAGCGTGATCGGAGCCGCGGAGCTTCGCGCGCTGGGCTCTTCTGGCGTTTTAGTGAATGTTGCGCGGGGCGCCGTCGTCGATGAAAACGCCCTGATCGCCGCCTTGCGGCAAGGCGATCTATGGGGGGCTGGCCTTGACGTCACGTCCACCGAACCGAGCGTGTCGCCCGCCCTGCTGGCGCTGGAGAATGTAATCGTCCTTCCGCATGTCGGCGCCAGCACACTCGAAGCCGTCACGGCGATGGAGGCCGCCGCCATCGCGGAACTGGATCGGCATTTTTTTGGAATGGCTTCCCCCCCCCGAGGGTCTGGAGCCCGTTTGAGAGCATGGGTCCCTTCGGCCTTTGCTCAACCCTGAACAGTTGCTTGGGACATTCGATCCCGCATGACATGGGCAGAAACCTTCACCATGCCACAGCCCGTGGTCGGCTGCGATCTTTCGCGCGCCTTCCTCGATCTCTGCGATCTGCCTTCCGGCCGGACGCGGCGTATTCCAAATACTCGTGACGCCGTCGCCCAATGGGCCGCGACACTCGCCCCTGTAGTCCTCGTCCTGCGCCAGGGCCGCCAGTCCCGAGATCCCCTTGCGCATGTCGGTCACGCCGCACGCCAGATAAACGCGAACGCCGTTTCCCACGCCGATCATGCCATCTCCGCGATCCGGATGATCCGCGCCAGCAAGGTGTCTGGGCGATCGCCCGTAACGCCGATCGACCGGCCGTCGCCCCGTCCGCCCCAACCTCGGACAGAACCCGCATCTTCTGTTCATCTGACCAGCGCCGCCGACGCTCCACGCCGATCAGGATCTCGTGCCGCATCCTCACCTCCCAAACAACGTCAATAACGACGTGAAGTTACCAACCACCCAATTCAATCATAAGGCGGCCATGAGCGGCCGGTTACCGTCGGTTGCGGCGGGCGGGCGCATTCAGATCTGCGGTAGCATCACGTCCGCCGCGAAGGGGAGGCGGCCTTCGCCAGACTGCCGATCAGCGCGATCATCTCCGCATGGGCTTGTGTTGCCGGATTGCGCAGGTCATCGACGGTATGGGCGTCCGCCAGCCGGGCAAGCGTCGTCAACGTGCGGATTTTTCTCCGGCGCGCGCTTTTCAGTTCCGTCGGACGCCAGGTGAACAGGATCCTGGACAGTTCACCATCGCCGAACAGCCTGTTGAGTTCCGTAATGAACGTGTAGATCAGGAAAAGCACCGCGATCCAGATCTGGACCGCCAGGAACCGGCCCCATATGAAGTTCGCGGTAACGTATTCCGGAAGTCCTCTTGCCGTGCCGCCATGGATCAGAAATTCGATCAATCGTTCAAGAATACGTGCCGCAGCGGTCGCCAGGAAATATATGCTGCTTTTGAACAGGACCGGCTTGATGAGCGGCGCATTGTCGAAACGATGGAAGAACGGCAGCGCGTTCGCGACCAGCACGGCTTTCCCCACGATCAGCGCCGCCGTTGTCGCCAGCAGGTGGTTGGCGAATTGAAGTTGATAATGTCTCAGAATCAGGTTCGTGGTAAGGACGATCAGATTGAACCCGATGGCAAAGAATATCATCGGCG
Proteins encoded in this region:
- a CDS encoding SDR family oxidoreductase, yielding MKVEMTLRGLSPRIFTRVTNAAKNDLIALQHQTGVRKMSSTEIEQEKTPPHAVVIGGTSGIGFCIIERLIALGYVVSFTYNSGNSSADNMSARFEGRVRGYRVDLSSSESVASFVECLRDAPAPVALVNTAGVLQEGLAIGAITERLRFVNTVNFLSPAIIASEVATLMAPARRGAIINVTSIASRKAGVGNAIYGSTKIALERFTASLALEVARFGIRTLCVAPGFVDTPMFRNYAKGKDNDLISKLPTREILAPEDVANPVIAFIEGRLKTTGTTIVLGNGEMTF
- a CDS encoding 2-hydroxyacid dehydrogenase, with product MTRPVVVQMGMMLNSSQHELDMRYDVRKLPRRLHVQQNWLHTHGQSARAVLTPAHVGISLSQANLMPNLEIVAICGIGQDCVDVDAIRDRGITITNTPYASTADVAELAIALMLNVFRNIPSAFDFVRSGRWAHEVPRLGRRSSSLRYGIVGLGHIGTAIAERLAGFGGSIAYTGRRARDVPWSYYPSILELAQQSDVLFLALPSTPETRSVIGAAELRALGSSGVLVNVARGAVVDENALIAALRQGDLWGAGLDVTSTEPSVSPALLALENVIVLPHVGASTLEAVTAMEAAAIAELDRHFFGMASPPRGSGARLRAWVPSAFAQP
- a CDS encoding acyl carrier protein; the encoded protein is MTINKNDIAKIVSEVMYLDDASAIETARSLFTEYGMSSLDFVDFAFELRNVTGKTFTPDDLWPVNAMLADRTCFAAGTWTDIGRAKLEDVFGKDSDIVKGEPTATELYSHFSIDFIEQRLTAI